In one Thermaerobacter sp. PB12/4term genomic region, the following are encoded:
- a CDS encoding ABC transporter substrate-binding protein: protein MVKTWRRRLQALALVAVLAVLATACGAPAQPSGEGGGGSGGGEAGLPADTLVWGRGGDSVSLDPANVTDGESMKVTHQIYDTLVEFKEGKTEVEPWLATGWEVSDDGKVWTFHLRQGVTFHDGTPFNAEAVVFNFERWMKTDNPYRHEGENFEYYAYMFGGFDEESVIEKVEAVDEYTVRFTLREPLAPFLQNLAMPCFAIASPEAIKKYGADFGRNPVGTGPYKFVEWVPDQQIVLEAYDQWWGEPKPKMKRIVYKAIKDNSARLAELMAGTIDVMEDPNPADLPTIDTGQFDILYRDANNVGYLALNNDKEPFNDVRVRQAIAHAINKEELVKAFWGELGQAAKNPMPPAMWGYNDDIQDYEYDPERAKELLAEAGHPDGFQTELWTMPVPRPYMPQPEQIAEAIQQQLAAVGIQAEIVRHEWDVYLEKTGNGEHPMALLGWIGDNGDPDNFLYVLLDKDNARTPGAGNISFYRSEEVHQLLVRAQRTPDQAQRDQLYRQAQEIIHRDVPMIPLAHARSPIIVRKGVEGLVPSPLGSEKLHKVSVTR, encoded by the coding sequence ATGGTGAAGACGTGGCGGCGGCGCCTGCAGGCGCTGGCGCTGGTGGCCGTCCTGGCGGTCCTGGCCACGGCGTGCGGCGCGCCGGCCCAACCTTCGGGTGAGGGTGGCGGGGGCAGCGGCGGCGGGGAGGCCGGCCTGCCGGCGGACACCCTGGTCTGGGGGCGCGGCGGCGATTCGGTGTCGCTGGATCCGGCCAATGTCACCGACGGCGAGTCCATGAAGGTCACCCACCAGATCTACGACACGCTGGTGGAGTTCAAGGAGGGCAAGACGGAGGTCGAGCCGTGGCTGGCCACCGGCTGGGAGGTCAGCGACGACGGCAAGGTCTGGACCTTCCACCTGCGCCAGGGCGTCACCTTCCACGACGGCACGCCCTTCAACGCCGAGGCCGTGGTCTTCAACTTCGAGCGCTGGATGAAGACGGACAACCCTTACCGGCACGAGGGCGAGAACTTCGAATACTACGCCTACATGTTCGGCGGGTTCGACGAGGAGTCGGTGATCGAGAAGGTCGAAGCGGTGGACGAGTATACCGTCCGCTTTACCTTGCGGGAGCCGCTGGCGCCCTTCCTGCAGAACCTGGCGATGCCGTGCTTCGCCATCGCCAGCCCGGAGGCGATCAAGAAGTACGGCGCCGACTTCGGCCGCAATCCGGTGGGCACCGGACCCTACAAGTTCGTGGAATGGGTCCCGGACCAGCAGATCGTGCTGGAGGCCTACGACCAGTGGTGGGGCGAGCCGAAACCCAAGATGAAGCGGATCGTCTACAAGGCGATCAAGGACAACTCGGCGCGGCTGGCCGAACTGATGGCGGGGACCATCGACGTGATGGAAGACCCGAACCCGGCCGACCTGCCCACCATCGACACCGGCCAGTTTGACATCCTCTACCGCGATGCGAACAACGTCGGCTATCTGGCGCTCAACAACGACAAGGAGCCCTTCAACGACGTGCGGGTGCGCCAGGCCATCGCCCACGCCATCAACAAGGAGGAGCTGGTCAAGGCCTTCTGGGGTGAGCTGGGCCAGGCGGCCAAGAACCCCATGCCGCCCGCCATGTGGGGTTACAACGACGACATCCAGGACTACGAGTACGACCCCGAGCGGGCCAAGGAGCTGCTGGCCGAGGCCGGCCATCCCGACGGGTTCCAGACGGAGCTCTGGACCATGCCCGTGCCGCGGCCTTACATGCCCCAGCCCGAGCAGATCGCCGAGGCCATCCAGCAGCAGCTGGCGGCGGTGGGCATCCAGGCGGAGATCGTCCGCCACGAGTGGGACGTCTACCTGGAGAAGACGGGCAACGGGGAGCACCCCATGGCCCTGCTGGGCTGGATCGGCGACAACGGCGACCCCGACAACTTCCTGTACGTGCTTTTGGACAAGGACAACGCCCGCACGCCCGGTGCCGGCAACATCTCCTTCTACCGCAGCGAGGAGGTCCACCAGCTGCTGGTGCGGGCGCAGCGCACCCCGGACCAGGCCCAGCGGGACCAGCTCTACCGGCAGGCGCAGGAGATCATCCACCGGGACGTGCCCATGATCCCCCTGGCCCACGCCCGCTCGCCCATCATCGTGCGCAAGGGCGTGGAGGGGCTGGTCCCGAGCCCGCTGGGCAGCGAGAAGCTGCATAAGGTGTCGGTTACCCGCTAG
- the nikC gene encoding nickel transporter permease, whose amino-acid sequence MAALSREMQSAAPLPPAAPLPLGHGFWRRFLGHRSAVLGGGIVLAFVLVALLAPLLAPYHPTDDADLLQRLQPPSAEHWLGTDHQGRDVLSRIIYGARISLRVGVVSMLMAAVAGTVWGALAGYYGGWFDMISGRLVDLMLAFPSILLAIAFAAFLGPSLENTMYAVALVAVPQYMRLMRGQVLSLREQDYVAAARALGFSDARIIVRHILPNALAPLIVQGTLGVGTAVLDAAALSFLGLGAVPPQPEWGRMLNDARTVFRVAPWNMTFPGLAIMLVVLGFNLLGDGLRDILDPRARDD is encoded by the coding sequence ATGGCAGCCCTTTCCCGCGAAATGCAATCTGCAGCCCCCCTGCCGCCGGCGGCGCCGCTGCCGCTGGGCCACGGATTCTGGCGCCGCTTTCTTGGCCACCGGTCGGCGGTCCTGGGCGGGGGCATCGTCCTGGCCTTCGTCCTCGTCGCTCTACTGGCCCCGCTGCTGGCGCCGTACCATCCGACGGACGACGCGGATCTGCTGCAACGCCTCCAGCCGCCGTCGGCCGAGCACTGGCTGGGCACGGACCACCAGGGCCGCGACGTCTTGAGCCGCATCATCTACGGGGCCCGCATCTCCCTGCGGGTGGGCGTGGTGTCGATGCTGATGGCTGCCGTGGCGGGCACCGTGTGGGGGGCCCTGGCGGGGTACTACGGCGGCTGGTTCGACATGATCTCCGGGCGGCTGGTGGACCTGATGCTGGCTTTCCCCAGCATCCTGCTGGCCATCGCCTTTGCCGCCTTTCTGGGACCCAGCCTGGAGAACACCATGTACGCCGTCGCGCTGGTCGCGGTGCCCCAGTACATGCGGCTGATGCGCGGCCAGGTGCTCTCGCTCCGGGAACAGGACTACGTGGCGGCGGCGCGCGCCCTGGGCTTTTCCGATGCGCGGATCATCGTCCGCCACATCCTTCCCAATGCCCTGGCGCCGCTGATCGTTCAGGGAACGCTGGGTGTGGGGACGGCGGTCCTCGACGCGGCGGCCCTGAGCTTTCTCGGGCTGGGCGCGGTGCCACCCCAGCCGGAATGGGGCCGCATGCTCAACGATGCCCGGACGGTCTTCCGTGTGGCACCCTGGAACATGACCTTTCCCGGGTTGGCGATCATGCTGGTGGTGCTGGGCTTCAACCTCCTGGGAGACGGCTTGCGGGACATCCTGGATCCCCGGGCCCGGGACGATTGA
- a CDS encoding ABC transporter permease, which produces MLRYVIKRLLLLIPTLFGISVAVFGFLYLIPGDPAQAILGERATPEMLARLREEMGLNDPFWVQYGRFAGQLLRGELGRSLRSGLPVSRDIAVRLPATIELTFAAMLVAIPLGVLAGVIAAVRRRTILDYGVMAGSMVGVSMPIFWLGLVMMYYLAVDLKWLPPSGRLSVEYEAQVPFITGMYLVDTLLVGNLPAFVDAARHLVMPALALATIPAAFIARMTRSSLLEVLRQDYVRTARAKGLLERIVTLRHALPNAMLPVLTVTGLQVGSLLGGAVLTETIFSLNGVGRYIVDSISYRDYPAVQGAVFFVATLFVLTNLVVDLLYALVDPRIRYD; this is translated from the coding sequence GTGCTGCGGTATGTGATCAAACGGTTGTTGCTGCTCATTCCGACCCTGTTCGGCATTTCGGTGGCCGTCTTCGGTTTCTTGTACCTTATCCCCGGCGATCCGGCCCAGGCCATCCTGGGGGAACGGGCCACGCCGGAGATGCTGGCCCGGCTGCGGGAGGAGATGGGGCTCAACGATCCCTTCTGGGTGCAATACGGGCGCTTCGCCGGCCAGTTGTTGCGGGGGGAACTGGGGCGCTCCCTGCGCAGCGGCCTGCCCGTCAGCCGGGACATTGCCGTCCGCTTGCCGGCGACCATCGAGTTGACCTTTGCCGCCATGCTGGTGGCGATCCCCCTGGGGGTGCTGGCCGGCGTCATCGCCGCCGTACGGCGCCGCACCATCCTGGACTACGGCGTGATGGCGGGATCCATGGTCGGTGTCTCGATGCCCATCTTCTGGCTGGGGCTCGTGATGATGTACTACCTGGCCGTCGACCTGAAGTGGCTGCCGCCGTCGGGCCGGTTGTCGGTGGAATACGAGGCCCAGGTGCCCTTCATCACGGGCATGTACCTGGTGGACACCCTGCTGGTGGGCAACTTGCCTGCCTTCGTCGATGCCGCCCGGCACCTGGTCATGCCCGCCCTGGCCCTGGCCACCATCCCGGCCGCCTTCATCGCGCGCATGACCCGCTCCAGCCTGCTGGAGGTGCTTCGGCAGGATTACGTGCGCACGGCCCGGGCCAAGGGCCTTCTGGAGCGAATCGTCACCCTGCGGCACGCCCTGCCCAACGCCATGCTGCCCGTTCTGACGGTGACGGGCCTCCAGGTGGGCAGCCTGCTGGGGGGCGCGGTGCTGACCGAGACCATCTTTTCCCTGAACGGCGTGGGACGGTATATCGTCGATTCCATCAGCTACCGCGACTATCCCGCCGTGCAGGGCGCCGTGTTCTTCGTGGCCACCCTGTTCGTGCTGACCAACCTGGTGGTCGACCTGCTCTACGCCCTGGTGGACCCGCGCATCCGCTACGACTGA
- the rplT gene encoding 50S ribosomal protein L20 gives MPRVKGGPRTRRRHKKILKLARGYYGRRSKTFRAANEQVLHSLWYAYRDRRARKRDFRRLWIQRINAAARQYGLSYSRLMSGLRKAGVGLNRKVLADLAVRDGAAFRAVVERARQALGT, from the coding sequence ATGCCACGGGTCAAGGGCGGTCCCCGGACGCGCCGCCGGCACAAGAAGATCCTGAAGCTCGCCCGCGGCTACTACGGCCGGCGGAGCAAGACGTTCCGTGCTGCCAACGAACAGGTGCTGCACTCCCTCTGGTACGCTTACCGGGACCGGAGGGCACGCAAGCGGGACTTCCGCCGGCTCTGGATCCAGCGGATCAACGCGGCCGCACGGCAGTACGGGCTGTCCTACAGCCGGCTGATGAGCGGCCTGCGCAAGGCCGGCGTGGGCCTCAACCGGAAGGTGCTGGCCGACCTGGCCGTGCGGGACGGAGCGGCCTTCCGGGCGGTGGTGGAACGCGCGCGCCAGGCCCTGGGCACCTGA
- the infC gene encoding translation initiation factor IF-3 translates to MNEQIRVREVRVISPEGEQLGIFPTHEALRMAYERNMDLVEVAPQARPPVCRIMDYGKFKYEQAKRDREARKRQKIVDIKEVKMRPRIDQHDFEVKLRNARRFLEDGDKVKATIMFRGREIVHADLGRQVLERLARAVEDIATIERRPVVEGRNMTMVLAPRPQVVGAARAEARPAAGEGEGAAGPAGEESRAT, encoded by the coding sequence GTGAACGAGCAGATTCGCGTGCGCGAGGTCAGGGTCATCTCGCCCGAGGGCGAGCAGCTGGGCATCTTCCCGACCCACGAAGCCCTGCGCATGGCCTACGAGCGGAACATGGACCTGGTGGAGGTGGCTCCGCAGGCCCGGCCGCCCGTGTGCCGCATCATGGACTACGGCAAGTTTAAATACGAGCAGGCGAAACGGGATCGGGAAGCGCGCAAGCGGCAAAAGATTGTGGATATCAAAGAGGTCAAGATGCGGCCGCGCATCGACCAGCATGACTTCGAGGTCAAGCTGCGCAATGCCCGGCGGTTCCTCGAGGACGGCGACAAGGTCAAGGCCACCATCATGTTCCGGGGGCGGGAGATCGTCCACGCCGACCTGGGGCGCCAGGTGCTGGAGCGGCTGGCCAGGGCGGTGGAGGACATCGCCACCATCGAGCGCCGCCCCGTGGTGGAAGGCCGGAACATGACCATGGTCCTGGCGCCACGCCCCCAGGTGGTGGGTGCGGCCCGCGCCGAGGCCCGGCCGGCGGCCGGGGAGGGCGAGGGGGCCGCGGGTCCTGCGGGCGAGGAATCGCGCGCCACATGA
- a CDS encoding TrkA family potassium uptake protein: protein MPVREFAVIGLGRFGRAVATTLYEMGFSVLGIDSDEQVVQDMVQHATHVVTADATDEDVLRSLGLRNFDVVVVAIGDLEASVLVTLMLKEMGVRRVVAKAVSEHHGRVLQRIGADRVVFPERDMGIRLAQRMVSAHFLDYIEVSPDISVVELQAGGDMVGKTLEQLRLRNRFRVTVIALRRGDEVIVAPGAGATIQAGDLVVVIGSNENIRRMQEELGL from the coding sequence ATGCCCGTCCGGGAATTTGCCGTCATCGGGCTCGGCCGGTTCGGCCGGGCGGTGGCGACCACCCTGTACGAGATGGGGTTCAGCGTGCTGGGGATCGACTCCGACGAGCAGGTGGTGCAGGACATGGTCCAGCACGCCACCCACGTGGTAACCGCCGACGCCACCGACGAGGACGTCTTGCGGTCCTTGGGCCTGCGCAACTTCGACGTGGTGGTGGTGGCCATCGGCGACCTGGAGGCCAGCGTCCTGGTGACCCTCATGCTGAAGGAGATGGGGGTCCGGCGGGTGGTGGCCAAGGCCGTCAGCGAGCATCACGGCCGGGTGCTGCAGCGCATCGGCGCCGACCGGGTGGTCTTCCCCGAGCGGGACATGGGCATTCGCCTGGCCCAGCGCATGGTATCGGCCCACTTCCTGGACTACATCGAGGTCTCGCCGGACATCAGCGTGGTCGAACTTCAGGCCGGCGGGGACATGGTGGGCAAGACGCTGGAGCAGCTGCGGCTGCGCAACCGCTTCCGCGTGACGGTCATCGCCCTCCGGCGCGGGGACGAGGTGATCGTGGCCCCGGGCGCCGGGGCCACCATTCAGGCGGGGGACCTGGTGGTGGTCATCGGCAGCAACGAGAACATCCGCCGCATGCAGGAAGAACTCGGCCTCTAG
- a CDS encoding RNA methyltransferase, with protein sequence MLITSPHNPRIKRLRQLQERRHRRRLGATLVEGRRFVAEALAAGRAVRQAVYTAAFASSAAGAALLRDLASAGCQLAEVPDRLLAEVALTETPQGIVAEVAVDEPGPAGPSWWQGVAAAPLPLALLPDGVQDPGNLGTLLRAAEGLGAAGAVMVPGTVDPFHPRAVRASAGACLRLALARAGDAAEAARAARAAGLAVWVAEAGAATACWDVDWRRPALLVVGNEGAGVSPAVAGQATGRVAIPLAGGIGSLNVAMAGTILLYEAARQAANSGSGPGTGQGAGALS encoded by the coding sequence ATGCTCATCACATCGCCCCACAACCCGCGGATCAAGCGGCTGCGCCAGCTCCAGGAACGCCGCCACCGCCGGCGCCTGGGTGCCACCCTGGTGGAGGGGCGCCGCTTCGTGGCGGAGGCGCTGGCGGCCGGCCGGGCCGTCCGCCAGGCCGTGTACACCGCCGCCTTTGCATCCTCGGCGGCAGGAGCGGCTCTGCTGCGCGACCTGGCCTCGGCCGGCTGCCAGCTGGCGGAGGTGCCGGACCGGCTGCTGGCGGAGGTGGCCTTGACCGAAACGCCCCAGGGGATCGTGGCTGAGGTGGCCGTGGACGAACCCGGCCCCGCCGGTCCCAGCTGGTGGCAGGGAGTGGCAGCGGCCCCCCTGCCCCTGGCCCTGCTGCCCGATGGCGTGCAGGACCCGGGCAACCTGGGGACCCTGTTGCGGGCAGCCGAAGGGCTCGGGGCGGCGGGAGCCGTGATGGTACCGGGTACCGTCGATCCCTTTCACCCTCGGGCCGTGCGGGCGTCGGCCGGCGCATGCCTGCGGCTCGCGCTGGCCCGGGCGGGCGACGCGGCGGAGGCCGCCCGCGCCGCCCGGGCGGCGGGCCTGGCGGTGTGGGTGGCCGAAGCCGGTGCGGCCACCGCCTGCTGGGATGTGGACTGGCGCCGCCCCGCCCTGCTCGTGGTGGGCAACGAAGGGGCCGGCGTCAGCCCCGCGGTGGCCGGGCAGGCCACGGGCCGGGTGGCCATCCCGCTGGCGGGGGGCATCGGGTCCCTTAACGTGGCCATGGCCGGCACCATCCTGCTCTACGAGGCGGCCCGGCAGGCTGCGAATTCCGGTTCCGGGCCCGGGACCGGCCAGGGGGCGGGGGCCCTCTCCTGA
- a CDS encoding zf-TFIIB domain-containing protein, whose amino-acid sequence MAIPGPAPGPVRAFSTGPALRVWLAPPGPLGYHGLGGGIMIRCPLCEVPMREVQRRGVAIDVCPECRGVWLDRGELEKLLAGAERWEEEDFRHRGETGHEVPYTRHPYGRKRRKHFLDDLFDFDLPFFGD is encoded by the coding sequence ATGGCCATCCCAGGCCCCGCCCCGGGGCCGGTGCGGGCCTTTTCCACCGGCCCTGCCCTGCGGGTCTGGCTGGCTCCGCCCGGCCCCCTGGGCTACCATGGTCTGGGAGGTGGAATCATGATCCGCTGCCCGTTGTGCGAGGTGCCCATGCGCGAGGTACAGCGCCGCGGCGTGGCCATCGACGTGTGTCCCGAGTGCCGCGGCGTTTGGCTCGACCGGGGCGAGCTGGAGAAGCTCCTGGCCGGCGCCGAGCGCTGGGAGGAGGAAGACTTCCGGCACCGCGGGGAGACCGGCCATGAGGTCCCGTACACGCGTCACCCCTACGGCCGCAAGCGGCGCAAGCACTTTCTCGACGACCTGTTCGATTTCGACCTGCCCTTCTTCGGCGACTGA
- a CDS encoding TrkH family potassium uptake protein, protein MSRSAGSTGNGPGPEEPGTRWAAGEGRAGPVREPNPARVLALGFAGVILLGGLLLSLPFAWEPGHRVSFLDALFTATSAVCVTGLVVTNTAETFSTAGELIILALIQVGGLGVMTMSTLFAILVGKRITFRERLLIQESLGQLSPAGMVRLVLYVAAVTAGFEVVGATLLTLYWWLAYDMPFGLAAYRGLFHAVSAFNNAGFDVFDSRRPSLERFAGDPVITLTIGGLIVAGGLGFTVLADLGRRLRHPRHRLSLHTRLVLWTTAALLVLGTVLVAAGEWSNPATMGRLSPGGRFWAALFHSITPRTAGFNMLPMAELTNLTVLATILLMFVGGSPAGTAGGIKTTTLALLLATVRATVRGEDELVLMERRIPTLVVAKALALAVMAAGLVLAVTVGMLLWDGHSLEATVFEVVSAFGTVGLSLGITPELTAAGKVLILLTMYAGRVGPLTVAVALTRRGRRPRAVRYPEERVLVG, encoded by the coding sequence ATGTCCCGATCCGCCGGTTCAACAGGCAACGGCCCTGGCCCGGAGGAACCCGGCACCCGGTGGGCTGCCGGCGAAGGCCGGGCCGGTCCGGTCCGCGAGCCCAACCCGGCCCGGGTGCTGGCCCTGGGGTTTGCCGGGGTCATCCTGCTGGGCGGCCTGCTGCTGAGCCTGCCCTTCGCCTGGGAGCCCGGCCACCGGGTGAGCTTCCTGGACGCCCTTTTCACGGCCACGTCGGCGGTGTGCGTGACGGGGCTCGTGGTGACGAACACCGCCGAGACCTTCTCCACGGCGGGCGAGCTCATCATCCTGGCGCTGATCCAGGTGGGCGGCCTGGGCGTCATGACCATGTCGACCCTCTTCGCCATCCTGGTGGGCAAGCGCATCACCTTCCGGGAGCGCCTGCTGATCCAGGAATCCCTGGGCCAGCTCTCGCCGGCGGGCATGGTCCGGCTGGTGCTGTACGTGGCGGCCGTCACCGCAGGATTTGAAGTGGTGGGGGCGACCCTGCTCACCCTGTACTGGTGGCTGGCCTACGACATGCCCTTCGGCCTGGCGGCCTATCGCGGCCTCTTCCACGCCGTTTCCGCCTTCAACAACGCCGGTTTCGACGTCTTTGACAGCCGCCGGCCCAGCCTGGAGCGGTTCGCCGGTGACCCGGTCATCACCCTGACCATCGGCGGGCTGATCGTGGCCGGAGGCCTGGGCTTCACCGTGCTGGCGGACCTGGGCCGGCGTCTCCGGCATCCGCGGCACCGGCTCTCCCTGCACACGCGCCTGGTGCTGTGGACCACGGCGGCCCTGCTGGTGCTGGGCACGGTGCTGGTGGCGGCCGGCGAGTGGTCGAACCCGGCCACCATGGGCCGGCTCTCCCCGGGGGGCCGGTTCTGGGCCGCCCTCTTCCACTCCATCACGCCGCGCACGGCCGGCTTCAACATGCTGCCCATGGCGGAGCTGACCAACCTCACGGTCCTCGCCACCATCCTGCTCATGTTCGTCGGCGGCTCGCCGGCAGGCACGGCCGGCGGCATCAAGACCACCACCCTGGCCCTGCTTCTGGCCACGGTGCGGGCCACCGTCCGCGGCGAGGACGAGCTGGTGCTGATGGAGCGGCGCATCCCCACGCTGGTCGTGGCCAAGGCCCTGGCCCTGGCGGTGATGGCCGCGGGCCTGGTGCTGGCGGTGACTGTGGGCATGCTGCTCTGGGACGGTCATTCCCTGGAGGCGACGGTCTTTGAGGTGGTTAGCGCCTTTGGCACCGTCGGCCTGAGCCTGGGCATCACGCCGGAGCTGACGGCGGCGGGCAAGGTGCTGATTCTGCTTACCATGTATGCTGGGCGGGTCGGGCCCCTGACGGTGGCCGTCGCCCTAACCCGGCGGGGCCGGCGCCCGCGGGCGGTGCGGTACCCCGAAGAGCGGGTGCTGGTGGGATAG
- the rpmI gene encoding 50S ribosomal protein L35, whose amino-acid sequence MPKMKTHRGAAKRFRRTARGRFKHQRSNRGHLNEKKTGKRMRRLRQPAVLGAADTRTVRKLLPYQ is encoded by the coding sequence ATGCCCAAGATGAAGACCCACCGCGGTGCGGCCAAGCGGTTCCGCCGGACGGCGCGGGGGCGCTTCAAGCACCAGCGCAGCAACCGCGGGCACCTGAACGAGAAGAAGACGGGCAAGCGCATGCGGCGCCTGCGCCAGCCCGCCGTGCTGGGTGCGGCCGACACCAGGACCGTGCGCAAGCTGCTGCCGTACCAGTAA